A window from Desulfobulbaceae bacterium encodes these proteins:
- a CDS encoding rod shape-determining protein, which translates to MREHRLLNVGIDLGTSRSVIACDNGIRTYVASCIGYPKDAISQKFLGSNAIYGDEAIKNRMALNIFRPFEGGLLKYTDDEADPEGYQKAVSIARELLKYLLTQISPDKQTIPTKIRAVIGTPALASKKNKKSLMTLSKGLVESVMIASEPFCVAYGLNILHNSIVVDIGAGTVDLCRMSGALPNEEDQITTHKAGNAIDEALLNLITAKYPEANLSVNMIKKFKEDNATITSRSEVLEITLPINGKPTKLDVTDEVKQACRSIVPDIVEGIQALVAKFDPEFQEELKANIILAGGGSQMIGLRQEIEKYMQEHLGSGKVRKVEEPLYAGANGALMLCKDMPEEYWKELESSALVSK; encoded by the coding sequence ATGAGGGAGCACAGATTGTTAAACGTAGGCATTGATCTAGGAACATCCAGGAGTGTTATCGCCTGTGACAACGGAATACGGACATATGTGGCAAGCTGTATAGGCTATCCCAAGGATGCCATATCTCAAAAATTTCTGGGCAGCAACGCCATTTATGGCGATGAGGCCATAAAAAACCGGATGGCATTAAATATCTTCAGGCCATTTGAAGGCGGTCTTCTCAAGTATACTGATGACGAGGCGGACCCGGAGGGTTATCAGAAGGCAGTATCCATCGCCAGGGAACTTCTCAAGTATCTTCTTACTCAGATATCACCCGACAAGCAGACTATTCCTACTAAGATACGAGCCGTAATTGGTACTCCTGCCTTAGCGAGCAAAAAAAACAAAAAATCGCTGATGACTTTGTCGAAAGGTTTGGTTGAATCGGTAATGATAGCCTCAGAACCTTTCTGTGTTGCCTATGGGCTCAACATTTTGCATAACTCCATTGTTGTTGATATTGGCGCTGGTACAGTCGACTTGTGCCGTATGAGCGGGGCCCTCCCAAATGAAGAGGATCAGATTACCACCCATAAAGCAGGAAACGCTATAGACGAAGCCCTGTTAAACCTCATTACTGCCAAATATCCGGAAGCAAACCTCTCCGTGAACATGATCAAAAAATTCAAGGAAGACAATGCAACCATTACCTCTCGGAGTGAGGTGCTTGAAATAACTCTGCCGATTAACGGCAAGCCCACAAAGCTTGATGTCACTGACGAGGTCAAGCAGGCATGCCGCTCCATTGTGCCGGACATAGTCGAAGGTATACAAGCATTGGTTGCCAAGTTTGATCCTGAGTTTCAGGAAGAGTTAAAAGCCAACATCATTCTTGCCGGTGGCGGCAGCCAGATGATTGGCCTGCGGCAAGAGATAGAGAAGTATATGCAGGAACACCTTGGCTCAGGAAAGGTACGTAAAGTTGAAGAACCGCTCTATGCCGGAGCAAACGGCGCTTTGATGCTATGCAAGGATATGCCGGAAGAGTATTGGAAAGAGCTTGAATCATCAGCACTTGTATCAAAATAA
- a CDS encoding HEAT repeat domain-containing protein — MSGSNEKKRSAVLRGIASVLNTCGNAVVVSFDAGAKLTGSFGNTFKKLSGMPFRKKSSATSEAYQRECDTLLKSIKDYEQKIKSVYYEIGKASARLTETDGDEAQISNSGTVKELLEKIHGYENSVKKMRGRIAGLEEERAAEEARKKEDDGYRRATLMAGRARKGKQRGDASQLTADINNAIKEALIHGTFETASDRAVFDNVATDLLDKEAEIQMLAAAELGKMKNIAAVPVLHAAIGMAEGHLATEIVNALISLGDPSSVDVLRQSARDTSARVRITSLRGLYKLAPEDKDVRQQIIDSLSDINPEVRKTGATLLGWLDESKAVPALIQCLTDEDERVRKAVVSALANIRDTASMLPIIRQLRDDSTEVRKKALDAIKVISGQEVAFDLSAKGDELLEIIDSMKKWWQEVRASGQSKPFIIGATDDQKPTGSKVSKAEKPASESEPEPKIASNPEPAEPAATVETNEPEVADVKKTTDKDKDADSAADKKAANDTTSAKDETAEQDKPSKDSNKDKTETNSKAKGK; from the coding sequence ATGTCAGGTAGTAATGAAAAAAAACGTTCAGCAGTATTACGAGGGATCGCCTCTGTTTTAAACACATGCGGCAATGCAGTGGTTGTTTCGTTTGATGCTGGCGCTAAGCTAACTGGATCTTTTGGAAATACATTCAAGAAACTGTCGGGAATGCCATTTCGAAAAAAATCGTCTGCCACTTCAGAGGCCTATCAGCGGGAATGTGACACGTTACTTAAATCTATCAAAGACTATGAGCAAAAAATTAAATCAGTTTATTACGAAATAGGCAAAGCAAGCGCAAGGCTAACAGAAACTGATGGTGATGAAGCCCAAATTAGTAACTCTGGGACAGTTAAAGAGCTCCTTGAAAAAATTCATGGTTATGAAAATTCAGTAAAAAAAATGCGTGGTCGTATTGCCGGTCTTGAAGAAGAACGTGCCGCCGAAGAAGCCAGAAAAAAAGAAGATGATGGATATCGTCGTGCAACTCTTATGGCCGGTCGGGCACGCAAAGGCAAACAACGCGGTGATGCCAGCCAGTTAACAGCCGACATTAACAACGCCATAAAAGAAGCACTTATTCATGGTACTTTTGAAACGGCATCTGATCGTGCAGTCTTTGACAATGTCGCCACTGATTTACTTGATAAAGAAGCCGAGATCCAGATGCTAGCTGCAGCAGAACTTGGAAAGATGAAAAACATTGCTGCAGTCCCTGTTCTTCACGCTGCTATCGGCATGGCTGAAGGGCACTTGGCCACCGAGATTGTTAACGCCCTGATCTCCCTTGGCGACCCAAGCAGTGTTGATGTCCTTCGTCAGTCTGCCCGTGATACGAGTGCCCGCGTTCGTATCACCTCACTGCGCGGTCTTTATAAACTTGCCCCAGAAGATAAAGATGTTCGCCAACAAATTATCGATTCATTAAGCGACATTAACCCTGAGGTTCGTAAAACCGGTGCCACATTGCTGGGCTGGCTTGATGAAAGCAAAGCTGTTCCTGCCCTGATCCAGTGTCTTACTGATGAAGATGAACGAGTACGAAAAGCAGTTGTTTCCGCCTTGGCAAACATCAGAGATACTGCAAGCATGCTGCCAATCATCCGCCAACTGCGCGATGACAGTACAGAGGTACGAAAAAAAGCCCTCGATGCCATCAAGGTTATATCGGGTCAAGAGGTTGCCTTTGATCTCAGCGCTAAAGGTGACGAACTTCTTGAAATTATTGATTCGATGAAAAAATGGTGGCAGGAAGTCAGGGCAAGCGGTCAGTCAAAACCATTTATCATAGGCGCTACAGATGATCAAAAACCAACAGGATCTAAAGTTTCTAAGGCAGAAAAACCCGCATCCGAATCTGAGCCAGAACCCAAAATAGCTTCAAATCCTGAGCCTGCAGAACCCGCTGCAACAGTTGAAACCAATGAGCCAGAAGTGGCTGATGTTAAAAAAACAACGGACAAAGACAAAGACGCAGATAGTGCCGCTGACAAAAAGGCCGCAAACGACACAACTTCTGCAAAAGATGAAACAGCAGAGCAGGATAAACCCTCTAAAGACAGTAACAAAGACAAAACCGAAACAAACAGTAAAGCTAAAGGCAAATAA
- a CDS encoding response regulator, whose translation MAEVKIMIVDDEEIVHESIEDALEDEGYEFIDAFSGGEGIDLYNKHKPALIILDLRMPKMNGLQFLEKLQVKPEDPFSVIVLTGHGDAEDMEKCYDLGIRTFLRKPFDIKELRSLVESCINLKKVETKLTSEVSKREDAESELDDYRKELNKMMESLKI comes from the coding sequence ATGGCAGAAGTAAAAATAATGATAGTTGATGATGAGGAGATTGTCCACGAGAGTATCGAGGATGCCCTTGAAGATGAAGGTTACGAATTTATAGATGCCTTTAGCGGCGGAGAAGGAATCGATCTTTATAATAAGCACAAACCGGCTCTCATTATACTCGATCTTCGTATGCCAAAAATGAACGGCCTTCAATTTCTTGAAAAACTTCAAGTCAAGCCTGAAGACCCCTTCTCAGTCATCGTACTCACCGGGCATGGCGATGCGGAAGATATGGAGAAATGTTACGATCTCGGCATCAGGACTTTTTTACGTAAACCATTCGACATCAAGGAACTGCGCTCTCTGGTGGAATCGTGTATTAACCTCAAAAAGGTTGAGACAAAACTCACCTCAGAGGTTTCAAAACGGGAAGATGCTGAAAGCGAGCTGGATGATTACCGCAAGGAACTTAATAAAATGATGGAGTCACTGAAGATTTGA
- a CDS encoding ATP-dependent Clp protease ATP-binding subunit, which translates to MRTTIPAVDPETILLRINESNSQAFTDISFGVDELQVIFSRAGRTPVTPLIVRKIEEKASREGYLLTDARSVLLLAAKEMLLNSSKHLTLNGRRLGDSITRASGPLQAPASSTRTVKSQSPVVSYFYSLSDEINKVKSLAEQAGMVPLLWNSAAGFQSEHLSRHFPLPAQEELIDCRTLEDAFRSIIIQPRNKVAYIFEDIHHFLGEKTSIGPGYGATRSLVKQLYRALQHRDEKVYFFIPSSYEMPTELAGMVSEHDFDEGVPKRTLDRYGIELTSPGVLAKLNPVVGMEPVLEKVVQTLTRMEANNPLLVGHPGVGKTAVAEGFALMLSRNEVPSFLQGRILYNLSLTSMVAGTRYRGEMEARLEALLDEVRRCREQVILFIDEIHGLLDAGMAEGGFGIGDILKPVLARGEFPLIGATTFEGAKHLGLDTALSRRFNTITVLEPTMPQALKILRGVRARFEKHHGVRIGDDALSAAVRLSEKSNPNQHLPGRAIAVLDSAAAYCRMKGKTSVHEMDIIRETHG; encoded by the coding sequence ATGAGGACAACTATTCCTGCGGTTGATCCGGAAACCATTTTACTCCGTATTAACGAGTCCAACTCCCAGGCATTTACAGATATTTCGTTTGGGGTCGATGAACTGCAGGTAATTTTCTCCAGGGCAGGCCGGACCCCAGTTACACCACTCATTGTCAGAAAAATAGAAGAGAAAGCCAGTCGTGAAGGCTATTTGTTAACCGATGCCAGATCGGTTCTTTTACTGGCTGCCAAAGAGATGCTTTTAAATTCGTCAAAGCATCTCACCCTCAACGGCAGACGCCTTGGCGACTCAATTACACGTGCATCTGGCCCGTTGCAGGCCCCGGCATCCTCGACCCGAACAGTAAAATCTCAATCTCCTGTTGTTTCCTATTTTTATTCACTTTCTGATGAAATTAACAAGGTTAAATCACTGGCCGAGCAGGCCGGTATGGTACCCTTGCTCTGGAACAGTGCCGCTGGATTTCAAAGTGAACATTTATCCAGACATTTCCCTCTGCCTGCCCAGGAAGAGTTGATTGATTGCCGCACCCTTGAAGATGCTTTCCGTTCAATAATTATTCAACCCCGGAACAAGGTTGCCTATATTTTTGAAGATATCCATCATTTTCTGGGCGAGAAGACAAGTATCGGTCCTGGCTATGGCGCGACCCGTTCCCTGGTGAAACAGCTGTATCGCGCTTTACAGCACAGGGATGAAAAGGTGTATTTTTTTATCCCTTCATCCTATGAAATGCCCACAGAACTTGCCGGTATGGTTTCTGAGCATGACTTTGACGAGGGTGTTCCCAAGCGGACACTCGATCGCTATGGAATAGAGTTGACTTCTCCTGGAGTTCTGGCAAAGCTGAACCCAGTTGTCGGGATGGAACCAGTGCTTGAGAAAGTGGTTCAGACGTTGACCCGTATGGAGGCTAACAACCCCCTTCTTGTAGGCCATCCTGGTGTTGGTAAAACGGCAGTAGCTGAAGGATTTGCTTTAATGTTGTCTCGAAATGAAGTGCCGTCTTTCCTGCAAGGCAGAATTCTCTACAATCTGTCACTTACCAGCATGGTGGCTGGAACCAGGTATCGTGGTGAAATGGAAGCGAGGCTTGAAGCCCTTCTTGATGAAGTGAGACGCTGTCGGGAACAGGTTATTCTTTTTATTGATGAGATCCATGGTTTGCTTGATGCTGGCATGGCTGAGGGCGGATTTGGTATTGGCGATATTTTGAAACCTGTTCTTGCCAGGGGTGAATTTCCACTGATTGGAGCAACTACTTTTGAGGGTGCCAAGCACCTCGGACTTGATACTGCCTTGTCTCGTCGATTTAATACAATAACTGTCCTGGAACCGACAATGCCCCAAGCTTTGAAAATCTTACGAGGTGTTCGGGCACGTTTTGAAAAGCACCACGGAGTTCGAATAGGCGATGATGCCTTGTCTGCAGCGGTGCGCTTAAGCGAAAAGAGTAATCCGAACCAGCACCTTCCTGGCCGGGCGATTGCGGTGCTGGACAGTGCTGCTGCCTACTGCCGCATGAAGGGAAAAACGTCGGTACATGAAATGGATATCATCAGGGAAACACATGGTTAG
- a CDS encoding response regulator — MEEKIKILVVDDVPVNLDLLMAIVSSVEEYEVTSAGDGFKAMDIIRQEPVDMLVTDLMMPGMDGIELARQAIEYNSAIKALMVSAADTADRGLIVKAMRVGISDFIPKPVNLDELLLSLRRVALQVRKDKRSEEKQQKISLYFSAMEQSVVSILLTDSKGNIEYVNPFFCTHSGYSFEDVVGKNPRLLGDETETPIGFNLWNHIREAGEWRGEFKNKKKNGELYWESAVITAVKNDAGEVTNFVIIKEDITEKKKWQKDLDDQQIILEKLVKERTIQLADTNKYLRDEIAEREEIQALREQENLSAMKQDKLASLGEIATGVAHEINQPLTYINTVLQVSLEKFRNGQVDPEKFIKKFERAKYQTDRITTIITHLRAFGRADDDVILPVDLVKIMENSLILLSEKLRLRSITLNKKFEENLPLINGNSNKLEQLFINFFQNSIDALDEKVEGTITVSMTNDTEAGTVVLQFSDDGSGMSDEVREKIFEPFFTTKEVGKGTGLGMAIVFGIVQVHKGTVVCSSQPGQGTTFTVTFPAISSGM, encoded by the coding sequence ATGGAAGAAAAAATAAAAATTCTTGTTGTTGATGATGTCCCCGTGAATCTGGATTTACTTATGGCAATAGTTTCATCCGTTGAGGAATATGAGGTTACCAGTGCGGGAGACGGATTTAAGGCTATGGACATAATTCGTCAGGAGCCGGTAGATATGCTGGTTACTGATCTCATGATGCCCGGTATGGATGGTATAGAGCTGGCCAGACAGGCAATTGAATATAATTCCGCAATTAAAGCCCTGATGGTTTCTGCCGCTGATACAGCCGATCGGGGTCTGATCGTAAAGGCTATGCGGGTTGGGATATCAGACTTTATTCCGAAACCAGTAAACCTTGATGAATTATTGCTAAGTCTGCGGCGGGTGGCGCTGCAGGTAAGAAAAGATAAAAGGAGTGAGGAAAAACAGCAAAAAATTTCACTTTATTTTTCGGCTATGGAACAGAGTGTTGTGTCAATCTTACTCACGGATTCTAAAGGAAATATTGAGTATGTTAATCCTTTTTTCTGCACCCATTCCGGGTACAGTTTTGAGGATGTTGTCGGCAAAAATCCCCGCTTATTGGGTGATGAGACTGAAACTCCTATTGGTTTTAATCTTTGGAACCATATTCGCGAGGCTGGTGAATGGCGCGGAGAGTTTAAAAACAAAAAGAAAAACGGTGAGTTGTATTGGGAGTCAGCCGTCATTACTGCGGTGAAAAATGATGCTGGAGAAGTCACTAACTTTGTGATCATTAAGGAAGATATAACTGAGAAGAAAAAATGGCAAAAAGATCTTGATGATCAGCAGATTATACTTGAAAAATTAGTTAAAGAACGAACAATTCAACTTGCCGATACAAATAAATATCTCAGGGATGAAATCGCAGAACGTGAAGAGATACAGGCCCTTCGTGAGCAAGAGAATCTGTCGGCCATGAAACAGGACAAGCTTGCTTCTTTAGGTGAGATTGCCACCGGCGTTGCCCATGAGATAAATCAGCCACTGACTTATATAAATACTGTTCTGCAGGTGAGTCTTGAGAAGTTTCGGAACGGACAAGTAGATCCTGAAAAATTTATCAAAAAATTTGAACGTGCTAAGTATCAAACCGACAGGATTACCACCATTATAACCCACCTCCGTGCCTTTGGCCGTGCCGATGACGATGTGATCCTCCCTGTTGACCTTGTTAAAATTATGGAAAATAGCCTTATTCTTTTGAGTGAAAAACTGCGGCTTCGCAGTATCACCCTGAACAAAAAGTTTGAAGAAAACCTGCCATTGATTAACGGCAACAGTAATAAACTGGAACAGCTTTTTATTAATTTTTTTCAGAACAGCATCGATGCTCTAGATGAAAAAGTGGAAGGCACAATAACAGTTTCCATGACCAATGATACCGAGGCTGGCACTGTTGTTTTACAATTCAGTGATGATGGTAGCGGAATGAGCGATGAGGTACGTGAAAAAATCTTTGAACCTTTTTTTACGACCAAGGAGGTTGGCAAAGGAACAGGCCTTGGTATGGCCATTGTGTTTGGTATCGTACAAGTACATAAAGGGACGGTTGTCTGCAGCTCACAACCGGGTCAGGGCACAACTTTTACCGTCACGTTTCCAGCGATTTCGTCCGGGATGTAA
- a CDS encoding PAS domain S-box protein: MIQLKTILCVDVDSAIVESLVETLGQSYQVKTADTADTVLSIMAAQTVDLAIFGCLIGTGELETLLKSCHNAQPFCKVILIGDSSIQLKDKAFTVHGFCQKPVDTQALLSTIHSLVNDRNTAVFLDRMTDQSVKYSLTKDEDPDSHKQYARFLETFKVGVCLADEEGVVEYVNKKGCELFGVQTGEKLLGVPLSSLFRIDKDRELHFLKKYVKREWTPQPLVMIRPDGSDMATQANVTFSESNPPRVVTIFFAP; the protein is encoded by the coding sequence TACTTTGTGTGGATGTCGATAGTGCAATCGTTGAGTCGCTTGTCGAAACATTGGGGCAGTCATATCAGGTCAAAACAGCAGATACAGCCGATACTGTACTTTCAATTATGGCAGCGCAGACAGTTGATCTGGCGATTTTTGGCTGTTTGATAGGCACCGGTGAGTTGGAAACGCTCTTGAAGAGCTGTCATAATGCCCAGCCTTTTTGCAAAGTTATTCTCATTGGCGATTCAAGTATTCAGTTGAAGGATAAAGCCTTTACTGTTCATGGTTTTTGTCAAAAGCCCGTTGATACCCAAGCGCTTCTGTCCACAATCCACTCTCTTGTTAATGATAGGAACACAGCTGTTTTTCTTGACAGGATGACCGATCAAAGCGTGAAGTATAGCTTAACCAAGGACGAAGATCCTGATTCGCATAAGCAGTATGCCCGATTCCTGGAGACCTTTAAAGTGGGGGTCTGCCTGGCTGATGAAGAGGGGGTTGTGGAGTATGTAAATAAGAAAGGGTGTGAGCTGTTTGGCGTTCAAACAGGTGAGAAACTGCTCGGAGTACCATTGTCTTCTCTGTTTAGGATTGATAAGGACAGGGAGCTGCATTTTTTGAAGAAATATGTGAAACGCGAATGGACACCTCAGCCACTTGTGATGATACGCCCTGATGGGTCAGATATGGCAACTCAGGCCAATGTTACCTTCTCGGAATCAAATCCTCCCCGAGTTGTTACTATCTTTTTTGCTCCGTAG